The sequence AGTAGTTGTATGCCTCATAAAATCAGAGATGCTCAGTGGCACTCAAAACATGAAAACCCTGCCCCTTAAGTCAGCAGGACCTACTTGTTGCTTAACCACACCACACCAAAAGTTCCCCTTCCTTACAAAATACAGATTTGATTGTACAGATAAACCCACATAATCCAGACCCACAATATGTAAGAAACGAGGAGGCGGAGGAGAGCAGACAGACTATTTCTTACCAAATGTGCCTGCCAACGTGTAATAGAAAAGCAATTTTTAGCAGCATCTTGATGAATTTGCACTCTGGGAAATGGGTTGGGGTATTGCAGCTAGTTTCTTTCCACAATGTGCTGCTTCCAGACATGTGCCCAAAAAGTCAAATGAGTAATGGAGTGATTGACAACCTGGTGATTCTTCCACAAGCAGTGCAGCACTAACCTTAACTTACCAAAAAGAGCCACCATTGAAATGATCTCCGTTTTACAGACTTTGTTCTGTAAGCAACACAATATAGAACAAATCGTGTATTTTAAACTAATCTTGGCTCTTTTTGTTTCTGTTGGAAGTTGAAAATTACTTATCTACAGGTCGTTAACATTTCAAATTAACAACATAAATTGTCTCTTTGTGAACATTTTGGTGGTGTggacttgcttttaaaaatgtttagctACTAGCAATGTTCTCACAGGAAACCAAGGATGAGCTTTGCTTTTTTAAccatttcttttgggggggggtagggaAAATTGTGAATTTACACACTTTTTTAAAGCTAGTTACTAGCCCAGTTGAAACAAATAATGACTGAATAATGAAACCTCAGAGGTCCAGTGCAGATGCAACTCTGACTCCTTAGCAAACCATGGCATGCAGAGTGGGTGTCAGACATATACATGTTTCAGAGAAGTTCTTCCCACCCTTCACCCCTGTTCCTGGTATTAGCCATGGTTTAAAATTAcatgtaaataaatgcaaacagtGGTTCCTTGGTCACAAAGTGGTTTTCAAACTATGGTTGTGAGACTCTGGTATGTGGTAGTTATGGTTTACATCAGTGCATATAGGGCTCTAAACTATGGTCCATGCAGGGAAAGGAATAGGGGTGGGGGAGCATGCTTTCATGAGGCTGGTTCCCAACTTGCATTTGTGGGGAGTCATTAGTCCATCCCAGGCCAGAATGGCTTTATAATGATTAAGATGTCGGCAGCTGTAACATTTATGGCTAAACTGTGTCTCAGTTTTCTAAAAGTACAACACAGAAGAGAAATCCAGGCTAGCAGTCTTATTAGTCTGCTGATTTCCCCCTTCTGGTTTACAACTGTTTTAACCCTAAACCCTCAGGTTATATGATGCAGGTACAGTCGTCTGTTTAACTGTTTTAGGGTTGGGCCCATGTTGTATTTTCTTTTGAGCAACAACTGCTTAGATGAATAACATTCGTTAAGGTTTTTTTCTAATGTTTAATTTCGTCCTTGTTAAGAGGTTAAGCACCTTATTAGAACAAGTTTTAAAACcttgttttaaataattttgtaACTTTGAAAGTAATGGTTGCTGTAGTGATGTCTTTCACACATGTGAagataaacaataaaatcatttatTTACAAGTTATGGCTCTAATTAATTTCTGGTAAATAAGTTTCTTAATCAGCATAGATATACTCTACAATCCTTCAGATGTATGTTGAACATGAATAAATTGTGCCCAGTGTACATGAATATGTGGTTCATTGATAGCTGAATGTAACATTTCACACCGCCAGGGCTTTATTATGGTACTTCCAGTGTGCCTttttagaatctagagcaagaGTGGAGAACTTAAGGACTTTGTATCAATTGCAGATCCACCCTATTTTGTCTTTCAGTCCTAATGCCAAATGCAAGATTCATCTTACTGTGCTTGTGGCAGTTATCTGCACATAGGTGGCTAGTTCACATATTTATCTGGCCAGTTCTCTTATtcctgtgggggtggggagaggtggAGTGCATGATATGGGAAGACTAGCTAAAATGACTCAGTTTAGAAGTAGTCCGCTCCTGATCTGTTACTTGAATGTGGAACGTCTGGAAGAGAAAGCTAGCAGTCAATACCAAAATACATTTCTTGCATACAAAGGTTTGAAAATTGGAGAACATTCTTGGATATTATGAGTTTGGTGACTCCTTTTGTAATCAGCTGTTAGTTTATTTACCAAAAGTGGTGACACGTTTCTGAATTTCTTCAAAGGTTTGATGAAGGCTTTTACTTGCACAATGATCATGCAATACTAGatggaaaaacatttttaacttaATGTGAGATAGTTTTCTAACTACAAACTTAAAATGCCAGTGTTTGTAAAATTCAGAAATACTATGCAATCACATTTTAGAAAATGCAGTATGCtttgattctcccccccccccagtttgattAGTCTACAatccttttattatattttttttgttggtggtgtgtgtatgtgtggcggggaggggaggtttgCATCTTACAATGTCCTTAACAGTTTTAGCACTTGTGATATCCTAATGCAAAGAGACATGTGGTGACATCCACATTACTTCACTAAAAAAGTaatcattgtttaaaaaaattaaagggacCCTGCCAGACTCTTCATGTCTTGTTTTAAAATTGAACCAAATTTGTGGAGAGACAAGGACACTTGTACCACATACTTAATTGTAAGATTTTGCGCCTGGCAACCATGAAAGCAGAATACATGCTTCAAGGGATCATTTTACTGACTCCATTAGTTGTGCTTTGAAGAATTAGTGAAGTTGTCATGAAaactgtctgtaaaaatacaacaaaattttGATTTCAAACAGATTAGTATGATTGAAGAGTTCAGTTTATGAGAACTGAAGAGATGTTTGAGGCTCACATCCTGATCCAGAGATCCATGTTACAGTAGAATGCAGATGTAGATGTTTTGCGCATGGAGTAGTCCCCCCTTTCTGTAGAGAGAGAGTCCATCTGTGCATGCATTGGAATGCATATGGGGATCAATCTTTCTCTGTTGGAATGAGTGGGGAATCAAATGAACACGGGCGTACCCTAGCCCCTGCACCCTGGAGCAGATCGCTGGATTGGGATGATGGTCTTTGGCTGAGTCCCTTTTTAAGTATCGTCTTGCTTaggtctgtttttttttttaatgttctgaaaATGTGCTATTGTTAAAGTtgctttaaaaatcaaaatagaaTACAAGAGCTGCAATGAAGAAACTGCAATAAAAGTATCAAtttcttattatttattcagGAGATATCACCTAAGCCTCAAAGtcagaaaaaaaatgaagctgaTATTAGCAGTTCTGCCAGCATTCAGAAATCTGCACTGTTGCCCTCAACTTTGTCTTCAGGAAAGGCTCGCAGCAAGAAATGCAAACAAGAATCTGGAGATTCTGCAGGGTGTATAAAGCCCCTTAAATCACCAATTTCCCCAGAGTTAATACAAGTGGAGGAtttgaccctggtctcccagcttccttcttctgtgaTAAATAAAACTAGTGAGCacagacattttaaaacataccATAATTATATTACAGTCATAGTGGGAAATAATCATCATTGGGGGGTGTTTTTGTTTCATTTGAATGTGGCTTGTTTATAACCAActgagtttttttgggggggagaaattGAAATGCAAGCAAGGTGTGACATGGGAGAGTACATGTAATTAAATCCACCAAAGTTACTGGCCCACAAAATTACTTAGTAGCCAATACTGGCAATTGCTTGCACTTTGGACATCTGAAAGGAGGAagaaaaccaaaaccaaaccaaCTCTTTTTCCTGTTTCCAAAAGTTTTCCTATATGGTTgcctggatttttatttttattttactcagGTGACTCACTATAAGACTGAAATATTAAGCACACACAGTATGGCACATGGAATTGCAATGTAGAATGGCCCTTGCTTGATGGTGGAAATTTATAGCAAGAGCACAACTCCTCATGTTATGTGGAATAGCAAAGGCTTCAGCTGATCTGCTCGGAGGGCCTGATTCTTCGAAAAGAAGATGAGCCATTCTCATGTTTTTGTGTTCCCTCGCCCTCACCATTGAGAAATTCTGCTGGCATGATTTAACTGCTGGACTTAACCACCTCTTACTCTCTGTGTGACATTTCCTCCATTTCTGGTGCAATAGGAAACAAAAATTAGTTTTGTTCCAAAGGAGGCTGGCTTAAACAAGGGCTTGGGGATTGTACGAAACAGCAAGAAAACTGTGATCAGTGAAATGTCTGCAATTTTAGAAAATGTTTAAATCCCTTGGGGAGGGAAATGGAGGCGGACAGTGttagtctccccccccccgtttcagaCTGCATCACTTAACATTTCTGTGCCAGAGGGCTTAATCCTTTGTCAACAGTGAAGCAGAGAATGTGGGCTTCACTCAGGCGCTAGATCTTTTGCTTCACTCCTGAAAATgaagaatgaaaaacaaaaactttCCTAGGGCTTCTTCCATCTCCAGTTAACACTCATTGGAAAATAATTTTAGGGTATGATCCAACCATAGCTAAGTACATACAAGTCTCATTGATTTGAAGGGTACTTACATGTATCTAGCTTCTGGTTGGGTTGTGCTGTTAGTCTTTTAATTAGTGAGAAAGGGGAAGCAGCTGATCCAGATGTAATTGTTTTTTCTGTACACACCAAAACACTTCATGAGTCAGTAACACTAAATTTTCCCTCATTAAATATTACCATTCACACTTGTTGCGACAGCAAATGATGTCGGTAAGTAACTTTCACTGAGGATGATTTGTGCCTTTTTAAATGGAAAGTTAGCCCTGTAAAAATAATTCCTTTAACAATCTGCAGCTGTTGTCCTAGATTTGAAAAAGATAGTTCCCAGCTTTTGTACATAATTGAGCAGTTTGCAGAAatctttctcctcttcctcatttTTTGGTTTTGAATCCAAGAGGATGTTTTTTTCTCAATGACAAGGTTTCTTAAAGCTCTGTTaattttaataaatgtatatcctgctttttaaGCAATCTCCACAAAATGGAACCTACTGTATCTAAAGTTGTTTTACAGATATTACATATAAAAGAAGAAAACCTAATTTCATAAATTAATCTAattaataaaacagcaacagcaaccaaGACCCCACAACACAAAATCCTCAATATATATTGTACGCTAAAAGCCATTGAAAAAGCGAGAGGTTTTCAAATTAGTTTTTGTGGTGTGAGCTTTTGAAGTGATCCCATGAATGCAAGTGTGTGGGAACAAACTGTGCTGGGTTCAGTTCATCCCAAGCATTGAAGTCCTATTGCTTTTCAGTAGAAATTAACTATGTACTCAAATTTCTTCCATTGATATCGATGAAATTAGCAAGTGTTTACTTTGGATGGATTTGAACCCACAGTAAACATAACCATAACTTCTCCCCAAAATCAAATCCTGGGGCTGTACCTGTTTGGGACTTCCCTATGCATAGCTCTGTGGATAAATGAACTGTACCATTACTTCCTCACATATACATGTTTATGAGATCACTTCAATATGTATAGTAAGCACAGTTTGTTACATTAGTAGGGGCCGTGGGGGGGTGGAGAGAAGGGAAGGGTGGAGAGCACAATTATAAAACTCCACAGCTAACAGCTCAATCATGGGATTCAAAGAATCATTGATATAATGTTAATGTTAGGATGACTTACACTGGTGGGGCTGCTGAGCTGCAGTCAAATGTTGCTGCATTATGGCTTCTagcattcttgaccattggccaggctcctgtggttgatgggagttctagtctacAACATTAGaagagcatcatgttggctacccctggtttaacTAGCAATTATCTAGTAATTTACTAAACCTACCAAATTTATTTCTCAAGTCCTTTGCAACACTTACAagctgaaagattgtcttaccgcttgtatactcagtcgatcaccgtgctctgcaggtgagggcctcctgcagataccatcttatcaggaggtccgttccacacaacaaacATATgaggcagacctttagtgttgtaccAACACTttaaaattccctccccttaaataccagacaggcgccatctctgttctctttttggtgcctactgaagaccttcatctttcaacaagctttttaaatagagacttgtccccgtctgtgttggaattacttttagatgtttttaaagctttttttttttaacatttttaaagatgtttgttttaatgtttttaaagatgtgttgttttaatatgttttaaagtattttgtttttaagatgttttagagtggttttcagtgtttttgtttgccgccctgggctccttctagaaggaagggtgggatataaataataaataaatgataggcTGGAACACAGGCATGCACATATGCATGCATTCTCTCTCACGCTCCCCTCCATCAGTTTAAATAGAACTTTCAGGGTGTTTTATAAAAGATTAAAATTATAAATTCCAAAAGTGGTTCTATCCTATTGTTTCCTTCACTGTCAGTCTAGTACATTTAGAGCTAAGTAAAATAGCAGCAATAGGCACATTCCTCATGCTTTCCCAAGAACTAACCAAAAATCCAGCAGTTTATATTAGTTGCTAGAAAGGTTCCAGAGACTATGCATGGTGGATCTCAGAGAGGGCGTTCAGCAGACGTAGCATCATTACAAAGAAAAACAATAGAACAATTTTGCATCAGGAAGTATATCATTCTTTGCTCAGTTCAGACATGTTAAGATATGGTGTACTCTGCATTTATTTGAAGCATCCTAGTGGGGATAGGGGACCTGTAGcgctccagatgatgttgggctccaactcccataatccctggcctttAGACATGCTGCCATgctgcttgggctgatgggagttggaagtccaacaacatctatcaTCCCTGGTGTATAGTTTTGTCACAattgagacacagagagagagtaaGAAATCAAATCAAGGAGGAAGGTTACGTGAATTAATGTTGGCTGTGACCTTTTCTGAAAGATTTGTTCCATCACAAGGGACCAACTTTCAAACATTTTTATTGAAAACCTATTTCCACTAGTTGAATACTTCCAGAACCCAAAATCATTCCTCTAGTCTTCTGATAGTCCCAATTTTTCTGTTTAAAGAATGACTCCGTGATAGATGGGGAACCACTTGACAAGTACCTTATGACTGCCTTAAAAAAATATTAGAGTAAGACAATGACCTGTGTCTGCTTCATGAACATTGCAGGGTCTCTTTTTAGGTCCATCACAGCCAGTGAGTGCCCTTAGATCCTTCAAAAATAGCCAGCGGAGAAGATCACAGCGTTTAGCGACTGGTTCGTTGCCTCTTGATTCTGTAGAAAAAGTTCCTTCTCCCTCTCCAGTCACTGATAGAAAAGTATTCTCCATCACTGCCCCAAATCAGCTGCCAGCATTACTGGAGGGTAATGTATTTCAATCTAACTAAAGAACCAGAGGGAAACTGAGCATTAAAGATAAGACCTTCGCGCAAGACATATCTCGCCTAACAAGAACTTCTGACTAATAGACAAGACCTGTGCCACTTTAGGTGTGTAACTCAACAACTCCAAGGAATGCAATGCTTGTCTGGTGTTTAATATTACgttctttcttttatatagttcCCTGTGTTGCTCATGTCTCTCTTGAGAAGCGCGGACTGTGCCTCCCTCTTGACTTAAGCCGTAACTTGGATGTTTCAGCGTTGTTAACAGCGGAGGCTGCTTTCCGCAGTGAATACCCCATTAAAGCGAAGGAAGATAATCAGATGGTGTTATGTCATTCTCCTAAAGCAGTAACCGATGGCAGAATAGTCCCAGTGGCATCAGGTAAAATGTTTGTCAGCAGCTTCCAAGAGTTTATTGGGTCACACAGAAGACTGTAGGCCACTTCGTATATTAAATTTCTGGATTTACATGATGTTAACATGTATACCTAGAAAATGCAGTGTGCAAAGGTGACAAGCATATGTTAGCAAATGTGTATCATTCAGGTAATTAGAGATTGGTTGAATCACTTGTTTCAGGCTACACTTTGTGGTAAAGCCACTTTTGATGCCACATGCACAAaagctctcccccctccctttatctaagtactcttggataaaacggattatcttgacccattctaacCAGGGTTCAGGCCTAgtgatgggactgaatcagccttggtcattctgatgggtgacctttatcaaaaggaggacagggggagtgtgatcctgttattcatatttgatctctcagcagcttttgatactgttgaccatggtatccttctgagccgacttggtatGATGAGTATCAGCAgcgctgttttacagtggttccaattctatctccagggttgttttcagagaatagctgtgggtgattgtctttcgtccccttggcagttgtgctgtgggtacTTCAGGGTAtcctcttgtctcccatgctgtttaacatctatatgaagcccttgggagcagtcatcaggaaatttggggcaaggtgtcagcagtactctgatgacacccagctctattttccataggaagtgggccatcactgtgggaaatagttccacctatcgtgcgaaggcaagaatgtttttgaagtcaagactaggggcgtcatgcccctcccactctccagttcattcttgccttcgtacgaacaagattggaatttcacatagcatttagctaagtctcgtatttgtctttaaatcttttctctttttctgtgtgtgtttagcctctgagggttccctcagggaccgcggctgcggcttcctcACCCTTCCCTCAGAGCTATTCAGTCCATTTTATTGACTTgattgggggctccctctgagaccgcggctgcggctctcttcgttttggcagtttctagccccccccccgctcagttGTCTCTTTAGCCAGGGGGCTTCCTcaaggaccgcggctgcggttctcccctttTGATCGCTTCTGATCGCTTCTGATCGCTGttaacctcccccccccgatCGGTTGCCGTGGCTGCGGCTTATCCGGTCTCAGCGGGAGCTCGCAGCTGCGCCTCCCGCCGTTAACCCTCtgcctcagatcgccctcgcaacgtggcttaaatcccactgagggcttttcagaccgcgacggcggctctctctgcggtggTGGCCGtttttcccctacctgttttctccagggattttttggagccgctactgcggtttttggcgagatcgtgctgggcagcccttcccccagttcgcctccgacggccgccattgcttcttccctctctgtcattttttttcccgctcctttttcccgggcgccatttttttctttcagaattcgaatttcccgccctttttgttccccttattatcggatacctcccctgcagactatctatccgtacgtttgtgtatatgtgctgctgactaatttacacacgactgatttacacacattactgtggctgtaatcatagtggctgaattgtattatcaaggctggagctccaatcctagtgggctggattgtattattaaggctggagctttaatcctagtggctggattacattatcaaggctggagttttaatcctagtggctggattacattatcaaggctggagctttaatcctagtggctggattacattatcaaggctggagctttaatatcagtggctgatttgtattaaatctgatttacattacatatcctgccccctatggggccgtgaacaagccaaaaaaaaaaaaaaaccagcctacagcactaatctgagtgtgcctgctctaaacagcctatattatattaacgctgatacctctgtgcattctgccccctctgtggcagtgcatttgccatctgccagtgtatcctaccccctccgtggtagtacgctgtgccagttcgggtctttacatcctgccccctccgtggcagtgtactgcacccaggttcatataagatggcagaacagccaggcatgtcaccatcaacacacatggtgccagatcagccaaacatgccacaatcagccaagccacaacatactaacacgtctaagaccagacatgccaaagcactggctaagacaaaacatctttccagccatagtaaaccaaagcgccctcgttatgtctctgtgccaacaaccaccacagcacagacacacataagtgatattttccattctcctgctactgcctctgacgaggaagagtttgttggctttccccctcacggttcgcctaacgaacctacctctggcttaccgcctcagacatctgttccaatagcccaccaggcacatacatctcacacatctggtctgcagctgtctcctgatttcctctctcaactccaagccatgctggcttatttcacacgaatgcagtcactaccacaggttcctgccatacccccactcaacatggaccaacgtgcgttccatgctgctcatccttcctgctcaccagatcctttcgatgtagccagaggcagatgtacggacgaagcctcgtatgcggaggagttaactttcactgaccatgttgaaggagacgactggagcgactattcagatcatgaggaggatacatcgtatcgcttgttcaatacctcagattaccaaccgctcgcacgtagggtacttcatacccttggtctccagactgcgccttcaacttcgtccactccaactctcaaaggggccaaggtcctcaaatcccctgcacctactgaacactacatcccggtgccggacccaattgccaaattagcttccgaagaatgggcccacccactcaaagctcgacgcttcaagaacatggctgacagactttacgccctagccccagacttcgccaccaagttagatgtccctggcatagacgaaccgatcgctcgcctcgtttcacgatctatcttgcccagggaaggggaatcccacctaaaagatactactgaacgtcgaatagacttcgccctccgcaagaaccacgaggccactgccctatccatgcgtgcctccgcttcagcctccattttctccagagcatctatgatgtggctggatgaccttctagaggatgataaccctgatcctgtcgccttcaaaagagcactattgaaactacgtaagacagcagcctttgtggccgacgccactttggatgccacccaattaggggcacgagccatgacgactcaaatagtcgctcgtcacaccctctggcttcgtcactggcaagctgattcagcggccagattgaacctgtccaaggctccttactccggatctctactcttcggtgaggaagctctaaaggcagttctggttgatccaaaagacgcccacaaaccggttctagccacagtcaagaacatcgaccacaggcccttcaggcgatttccctcctttcgttctaaccagccctttcgaggaacgcgaccaggaggacgaggccgcgatttcagaccctatgattccaacgcattcaggggctcctggaaccgacgcccccagggcagaggtcagtaccaagggcgcaggggcaactcatcgtcctcatataggggaggtccttgcctacacaagtagtattaacgccatccccataggtggca is a genomic window of Rhineura floridana isolate rRhiFlo1 chromosome 1, rRhiFlo1.hap2, whole genome shotgun sequence containing:
- the PHF20L1 gene encoding PHD finger protein 20-like protein 1 isoform X4 — its product is MSRKPPIRPGITFEIGARLEALDYLQKWYPSRIEKIDYEEGKMLVHFERWSHRYDEWIYWDSNRLRPLERPSLRKEGLKDNDEFVDFKPGEEVLARWTDCRYYPAKIEAINKEGTFTVQFYDGVIRCLKRMHIKSMPEDAKGQAREWRQIAPELRLVTDNEPHEDWIALVKAAAVAAAKTKAGVKPRTSVNSSKDKEERKWFKVPSKKEETSTSAIVQEVQKKEEQPTSSETLGFPLVDVPKIAFVQAENALAHKRKNNLGNSFQAKRARLNKITGLLASKAVSADGAEKKEGNKQAAPVLEQEISPKPQSQKKNEADISSSASIQKSALLPSTLSSGKARSKKCKQESGDSAGCIKPLKSPISPELIQVEDLTLVSQLPSSVINKTIPCVAHVSLEKRGLCLPLDLSRNLDVSALLTAEAAFRSEYPIKAKEDNQMVLCHSPKAVTDGRIVPVASDPFDVARGRCTDEASYAEELTFTDHVEGDDWSDYSDHEEDTSYRLFNTSDYQPLARRVLHTLGLQTAPSTSSTPTLKGAKVLKSPAPTEHYIPVPDPIAKLASEEWAHPLKARRFKNMADRLYALAPDFATKLDVPGIDEPIARLVSRSILPREGESHLKDTTERRIDFALRKNHEATALSMRASASASIFSRASMMWLDDLLEDDNPDPVAFKRALLKLRKTAAFVADATLDATQLGARAMTTQIVARHTLWLRHWQADSAARLNLSKAPYSGSLLFGEEALKAVLVDPKDAHKPVLATVKNIDHRPFRRFPSFRSNQPFRGTRPGGRGRDFRPYDSNAFRGSWNRRPQGRGQYQGRRGNSSSSYRGGPCLHK